The genomic window aaatacggtCATAACAATAACTTTGATCAATGTGGAGGTTTTACTGCAGAAAAGTGAGCCATCACCTGAAGGAAGAAGCTCAGTCAAGCCAGATGACGAGGATTTTAGATGCACATCTATATGAGGTGTTACGGTATGGAAGCTCAGGGCAGCCAAATCAGCTTTTATAAACTATaaaaactttctttttttgcagtgtatgAATTCCAGTTCCTttatattatgaatattttttatatttgttccaTTTTAAAATCGTCTCGTCTCTTTTCTGGGTCACCCTGTTAGATCGGCATTGCTCTTAGGCGctgacagacgcacacagatgTTGCGCTCATCCTCTACCTTTTCCAGGTCCTGCTTCTCCATGGTCAACAAGTAGCTCTTGGTGACATCATGTTCCTGTCGTTatgtgaaacagaaaacattGCTCATCATTTACCAAATCAAAACTTTTCACAGCTGCTCCTGACCCCCTGACCTGAAACAGATGTACCTgcatgagcttttttttttcatgcagccCTCAGTTTAATTTAGACACTGAATCCACTATGAAGCACTGAGTAAAATATGTAAACTGCACACCTCACGACATGTTCCCAAGCATGTAAATGTCATTCTGTCAATAATGCAGGTGTGCTGAGCACATCTGGGATCACTGTGTGTAACCCATGACTGTAACActctgctcagctgtgtgtaATCACATGCCATCTCCGCTCGCCATCTTAACTTtagcaataaaagaaaacacGTTAAACAAAAGGCAAAGCATCAAAAAAAAGAACTTACAGTCATGGTGTCGACGAGGTAGTCAAGATCAAGCCCACGAAGGAAAAGCTCCAGCTCATCAATCTTGTTTACACTGAGGAGGGCAGAGAGTTCACATTCTGAGATTCTCAAAGACCTACAAAGACAAAATGTACACTTCTCCAAAAGAAGGGTGACGAGTAGAAACAATAAGCTGTTTACTGTAGTTTAGAGCAGGAAATGAAATaagaaaaagacataaaaacaccATGTTAAGCTCTACACTGCAGAATTTTAGCAGGTCTCAGGGTCCAGGATATGAGACGAGCAGCATAGTAGACCACTGACACAGATCAGCCATGATcatggtattattattattattattattgttaatattGTTATGGCTGTAAAAGCTGAAAATGATTAATCAGGATTCATCCTCCACAAACGTATTCCTAATTTGAAAGCTTTGGCTCAAACTTTTGACAAAATCTAGTTTTTATTCTTTCAGTGCTTCCACTgagctgtggctgctgtgtgccAAATAAGACACACCTCTCTGAACTGAACTTTAGGAACTTACAGGAAAACGCGAGTGATTTCAAATTCAACTTAATGACACATATACTTATTTGATGTTTAACAGAGCCTCCTGGAGACTCCAAGTTTAGTTGAAATTGTTGTTAATGAGAAAAGTGATCAGTGGTTACATTTATCCTCTGTTGTAATTTCTGAAAAACAGCTGTGCTGTAATGAACTTGAGTTAAATGAGTTAAATTGAACAAAGCTAAGCAGAGCATGAGGGGTCTAAGAATCCTAAAATCATGCAGTTTTAGTTTCCCTGAAAACTAAGACGCAAGAATCTGAAAGGAAAAGTAATCTTCTGTTCACATCCTCAAAGTAACAACATAAAAAGGATTTACAAATGAGCCCCTCCTCTTATGATGCTCAGACACCATGTGACATGTGTGTAGTGTGTTCAGACGTCTTTGAGGCcaacatgagagagagagaccgagaCAAAGAGCTGagatgtttacaggctgtgATTCCCGGTGCCAGACATGGCTGAATACAAGCTGATGATAACTGAACAGCAGTGCCTGAGTGGATCAAACATCCACACAAGaagtttattattgtttatgtcTGGACGCCAGTTCACAGATAATCCAACAGGGGGCGATAAGAAAGCCGGGAGCAGTGGGATGTGGAATATTACTCTGACCAGTGTGGAGCAACAGTGATGGATTTATACTCAACATAATGCTCAGTGAATTATCAAAGGATGTTTGACCTTATATTCACACCTcactacatttatttatttttaacagacATTTCTCGGTCTCAGACTGAGTCTCTTACCATTCCTTGGAAGATGCTGATTCAGACAGCTTGGCGTGGGCGTTGTCCACAGACCTGATGACCTGAACAGTAGAAATAAGTCTGTTAACAAAATAcattcacaccacacacaatATCCTCAGTAcagataaatatataaaagtaTTGTTTGTACATGATTAAAATACACATACTGTTACACCACCAGAGTAAGTGTGGGATGAAGAGGACAGGATCCTGGCTATCTGTTTGTATAGAGAACACTGAGGTTAAGCAGGAAATGTGTGTTGCTTAGGAATACAAAGATGATCAATAAGTGATCAATGTTCCCCACTTAACCGcattaaaaacactgacaaGATTCATCTTTTTACTGCATtatgttacctgtgtgtgtttcaggatgtGTGCCATGTCAGCAGGGCTCCTGCCGTTCTTTGTCTTTATAGTTTTGTCTGCTCCCAGCTGGAGAAGCTTCAGCACCGCCTCCTTTCTGCCGTACtgcacagccacagacagagcCTGACGGAGACATATGACAATCTGACAAAACTGTCTTTCCTGCTAGGATGcaagtaatatatatataaaagtgaCAGACTGTGTATCCATTGAGATTTTGGGCATTGATGTCTGCTCCGTGGGACACCAGAATGTTGATGACCTTACTGTGGCCGTCCCTGGCTGCCAGCATCAAGCAGGTCATCTGAGAGCTGAAGAGAGCAGCCAAAAAGAAAGCAGAGCTAGACGTGAGGTTAGAGGAAAAGATTAATGAGAGGCACTGTGGAGGAGCAGACAgagaccactagagggcagcaaaTACCACGTTGTAGATATGTAATTACTTTGTCAGTGTCAGGATTTCATTTTGGCCTCAACCTGGACTCTTCTGGCAAAAAAGAAAGTTGTGTTCAAAGTTAGAACCCACTCTGAATTCTATATTTTAACAAGAATTAAGCCAATACTCAGTAGCTTGTTGATCCTCCTTCAGATCAGTAACCTGCAGTCATGGTCTCCTTTATGACTTTACCAGCCCCTCACATGGTAGTGGATGATTTTAGCACATTCTTCTTCACAGCTTTGCTTCACTTCATTCAGGTTTTTATACATTCACTCATGCACAGAGCTCTGAAGGTGCCAGCACTGTGTTTGGGTTGGGTtaaggtctggactttgactataGGCCATTCCtaaaccttgattcttttatttttcagccattCTGATGGATCTCTGTCCCGTTACGCGACCCAGTTCCCACCAAGCATCAGACAGGCGTCCTCACAGTTGGCTCTGTAAATACTCTGGTacacagaggagttcatggtcgacccaatgactgcaaggtgtccatgCCCCgtggctgcaaaacaagcccGAATCATCAGCCCTCCACCGCCGTGCCTGCCAGTgagtatgaggtgtttctgctgtaatGCTGTGTTAATCCTGTTGGCTCTGAGATTTTTGAGCATTGCACGGTCTGATCTTGGGGTGAATTTGCTGGAAGATGGGAATAATTGAGCTCCGAATAGTTTGGAAATGGTTTTatgagtctttccagattgatggaaaaacaaacacggTACTAGCAAggccagcttttttttttttttttttgtgccttgtCACTCTGAGTTGAGATTTACTGCTCTCTGTGTTAACATGTTGTGTGCTGACGCTTGTGCCAACAAATTATCTTTAACTTAACCCTAAGCCCTCCCAACAGGTGTGACTCTACAGAGAACATCAAAGGGCTTTTCACTATCTAAGCAATAAATGCCGCTTCGTCTTCCTTTAACCGCTTCCAAGAAATCGCAAGTTAATGGTTTATGTGAACTCAAACAACCTGCGACAATGGCTGTGACATGTCTGACGACATCTTTATTCACATGCCTCAGTGCCCATCAGTCACTTCCTCTTTGACCCATGAGAATGATGAGATAGGGCGGTGTATTTCTGCTGACATATTGTATTGTGCTACTGTATTTCCCAAGGGTGTTTTTTTGTGGCAAGGCCGTCATCAAggtcactcacacactgtttttggtgtgttttgtgcatgCGGTGTCCTTCAGACTGTGAGTACGGCCCAGTTCCCAAACAGCCAGCAGATCCATATGCAGACAGCTCAGAGTAAACACAGCTCTACCTATCAGGACATCAAGAACGAACAATGACTTCCAGAAACATCCGACTCATCCTGCATCACTCTGAGTCCACAAATCCACTGCATCAAGACATTCTGTACAACGATGCTACTTGGATAAAGCTGTTGTTTGACATATTGTCAATTCTGAAACAGCTTCAGAACGTGTATAGTATGTGTAAACATGTCTCCTCTTCGTGCATGCAGGAAGCAGGAATGTTAAGAAAAAAGGAGCTACAAATTATGACACACGTTGGAAGAACAGGAGTTACTGCGAAGGTACTGGGcggggacagctggtggagtcgcTGTCTGTTTTTGGCCACACATGGACAGGAGTGTCCACAGGCTGCAACATCACGATCAGAAAAATGAGGGAAAAAACCAAAGCTCATTTCATAAGGTTTAAAGCCTAAGGTTGCTACTCAGGTAGAACCCTTCTtattggagagagagagcagcgagAGCTTCTTTTTAAGAGAAAACATTAATGACAAGAGCGTCTTTTTTAGTGGTTAAACATCACTTTAACACAACAAGTCATTATAGTGAAAACAGGGACACATGGAGGCAGCGGGACCCCACATGGTGCTCCTGCAGGACTTTGAGAGAATGCCTGTTTACACTCTGACGGAGGAAGGAGCAGCTGGTGTTAATCACTGGTTTGATATTCAGACGTAAGCGgcgatgaggaggaggaggcggttTATCGTTTGCACCCACATGAAGCTCagattcttctttttttctcggTGTTGGGGGACTGtttgcacccccccccccttcaccacTCACCTCCTCCCTCATCTGCATCCTTCTGCATCTTGTTACCTTGCTTCAAATATTTTGTCTGGGAAGGGACCAATCAATTCTCTAATGCTACAGCGTGCCTACAGTGTTGCATTCAGGTGCTGTTTGTCGTGCATGTTCTGGCATGCTGGCAGTGACAGAGCGGCGGAGGATTAGAGGTTTCTAAACAACAAAGCCACTGGGGGGCTGCAGCCacactttgacatgacagaaaTCCACAGATGGCAACAGTAGAATGACCAGTCCTCATTCTTTTGCATGAAAGGACATTTTTCAAGTGCCACACTGAAGCAGGAAACCACAGCACTGATGGAGTACAACCTACAACCTCTCCATCTACTAGCAATATCATTTCTATTTATGTGGACACATATCACAATATTATTCATATAGTCATCTAGAAGCGCTGTATTCTCCTTCTTTTCTAAGTCAGGGAGCATAGTTTAAGGTGTTTTCTTCAGTGCCTGTTTCATAGAGCAGCTGCTAAACACTGCTTAATCAGCTAGCCAAAGCTTTGCCAGGCTGAGGCCGAGATGCACACTGGGGTTGGACAACTACCATCATCAACTAGCAAATGCAGATATTGGTGCAGTGGATAGATTAGAGGCTCTGCATGCAGCCTCTCAATGGTCAAAAGGTGGCGACACATATAAAATGAAGATTAGTGTAGCGTGGGCAGCCATTTGTTCTGCAAAATCATGGGAGTGACATCAGCCAGTTCCACTCAATACAAACCCTATCATACTAACTATAACTGCTAATCGGGCCCATtgtgatgacttgctgcttTGGTCGCTCAacaatatttgcagaattgcttCCAACaccttggattttttttaagttttatagCAGCACTGCATGCCCGAGCTAGTTTTATTGTAGTTTTTCAGCTGATTTATGAACAGACAGGGCTTCTTAGCACTAATTTATAAGACAGAAACCACTAAATCAAACTTTCTTGTCATTAATCATCTGCTAGTTTAATTGCACTTAATGTAATGATATTTAGTTGAAAAAATCGAGGGAGAAATATAAGAACGCAGACACTTTTAGTTGGAAGGAGTAACAGTAGATGTTTTTCTAATTAAAATGGGCTTTTGTGCGGTATGGTCACTACCAAATGCTTATATTCTGGCACACTAGCAAAGACGGgttaacacagtgtgtgagtcttTTTAGCAGTATTTAATTTTCTTGCCTATTCCTTCAAGCTTTGGACCCACAAATTAGACAAGCCTTGATTACTAGGTTTCATCCGAGTAtgtagaaatgtgtgtgaagtCCTCCTTGCCCACCCTTTAcactctctgtttgtttgtctgtctgtctgtctgatagCCGTCTGTACATGCACATGCCATAACAGGACAttccaaacaacacacacaaatatacacacacactgtatggaGGCCAGTGGTGCATAATGCTACCACATGGCAGCTAAACATAACAAGAACCATCAAAAGAAATCTGATCCagcacctctgtgtgttttctccccCTGTCCTAGTAAAGTCTGGAGTGTTATTATTTGGCCTACATCAAAAGGGGTGTGACTGAATGCACTGTGATGAAAATCCCATAAATATTTTGATCTGAAACACAtctgtacccccccccccccaccacccccaaccACCCCCAAACACCCCATGGTGGACTTACCTGTCCACCATGTTGGGATCAGCATTTCTGGAAAGCAGAAGCTCCACACAGCGTGCGATTTTGTCTTCACTGGCAGATGCCGTGCAGCTGGCCATGAGCACCGTGTAGTGATctgtagacaaaaaaaaaaaaaaacatttattagaCAGTAAATCAAAATTCTTTGTGAATGGCAACTTTGGTAGCGGGCAAAGTTTAAGAAAGATCTTTTAAATATATAGGATTGAAGCAGTGACAATTTTTGTTTGAATGTAGACTTTTGGTCGAAGCTCCAGTTTTAATTCAGTCAGATAACTGCGTCTCTTCCAGACGACTGTAAACAGCTGGTGTTTCTAGACACCCAGACCTGGGTTCACCGTGGGATTGTTAGCTAAAGTATGGCAGAGAAACCTTCTGCAGATGGGACAAATATGTATCAACGGCCGCCTCCTGAGTAAAAGCATCAACCCCTtctacctccacctccacctcttaCTGCAGATTGTGtcagaagaaaataaaacctctgtccaatccaatccaatccatctttatttatagagcaccttttaaaagacaacagggtcagccaaagtgctgtacacagcctaccaagcgtagaataattgactaataaaatagaataaaataaaaaaccatacaataaaagcaccagtcaggggtaagaacaataaaacaagtaaaagtcaacaactcaaagagagttaaaagccagagtaaaaagatatgttttaagtgatgacttaaaaaccataaaagaatcaatctgtctaaggtgcaaaggcagtttgttccacagttttggacctgcgacagagaaggaacggtcccccctgcgttttctctgtgtttctgggacgaccaggagagactggtcagctgaccttagagagcgagcagggcagtggggctggagcatgtctgacatgtactgaggggcgagaccatgaaggaaggatttaaaaacaaataagagaattttaaaatcaatgcgaaaaggaattgggagccagtgcaatgactttaaaatcggagtaatgtgctctcgtttcttagccccagttaaaagccgtgcagcagcattctgtacaagctgcagtcgtgcaagtgaagcctggctgagcccataATAAAGTGCGTTCATTTGTGCAGATGTGCCACATTGATTTGAGCACAGTGACAATCTGTACGGGAAAAATGTCAGTTCCTCTTGCGACCACTTAAAACTACTGCTACCAACAGATTTTCATGTTCAAATGTCTCATTTTATAGCAGAAACAAACGCGCTGGATGTACGCTGGAGCTCGTGCTTGTGGAGCGTagatgtttgtgtcatttttacaaGCTGTTATTAAACGCAGGAATGGTTAAACAGCTGTGAAAGATTTATGATGGTCAATATGAAGGTATTACTTGAAACAACAATAAATCCTGGTTCCTTTATAGATTAGCCACAGTGATGTGTAAAAGTGTCAGCTACCATATATCATTATGGTTACAATCTTTATGACCAAACAGTGTTCCCTCTGTTATCCATGGATAatcttatgtttatttttggggGAATAGTGTCTGCAGTTATGTGATTcttcattaaaatgaagaatatcctaattagagattttttttttattacatcacAATTAAGTCATACCCCATGCTGTAATGAGGAATTGAAAAAATCTGGAGCAGGTCTCGTGATGGAGACAGATAGCTCTTTATCTGGCATCAGGAAATGCGGCCTTCTTTATGCAGCAGTGTGACTTCACAGTCTCCTGATAAGACTTTCAGACCCATGGCGATGGACTCTAGATTCTGTCGTGTTCCGGTAATGACCGAGTCCCCAAACTGTGAGCATCACAGTGTAAGTTTCACATGCATCTCTCTGTTTGCTCATACAAGTGTGTGCACAattaccccccctcccccttacATCTGCATGAGGGTTTCTTTGTCTTCGTGTTCTGTGCATGTTTGGCtctatatctgtgtgtgtgtgtgtttatatcgtgtgtgtgtgtgtgtgtgtgtgtgtgggtggaatCCAGACTGCCTGGTTTGCGTCTACGGAGGAATGGAGTAAATAAATCTGTGGCCTGAGAATTGGTGAGAGGCCATGACAACAGCACGGTGACCGTTATCAATCACGCCGTGCATTCCAGTGCTCGGCCTCgctggtttggaggaccgccaTCAGGAAGTGACCACACGTCATCCTCCTGTTTAATTGTTTCCTTCACCTGCCTCAAGCATCAGATGCCAAGACCATGTGaaatcagtcacacacacagtttaacttGGAAGATTAATTGACATCAGATATCAACAGCATGACTGAGCAGCACTGAGGTTCCAAACACAGGTCCCAGGACTTCCAGCAGCCAAAGGAGGGTTTCCAGTGGTGACCCAGGAAAATTAAGAACGGTTTTAATATTTTTACTACAGCACTACAGCAACGAAAAAAATGATAGCAGGCTGATCTCCAGGCTAATACAAAGTGGTGCCTTCAGTGAAGTCCATCTCTTCTATTATTCTGCTGTTGACGTATTATGTTAAAATATTGTAATTAGATGCGCGTTTAACCAGAGGTGAGCTCCTGACGCCGCCTACCATGGAGCCGGTCTCAGAGTCATCACAGGTCTCAGAGCTCTGACCCATCACTCTGTGCTTTATGCTCGTGTTGGCTGGACTTTCTTTACATTTCCCAGCGTTGTGTATCCTCCTACAGACTTGTTGTCTATTTTTATGtgcattatttatatattttctgtattgtttttaatatttcatagtCTGTAAGCTTTATATTGATGTTTTTGTCAGACTGTGTTGGTTTTAAATTTGACGCCTATCTCAGCCAGGACACTCTTGCAAAAGAGATTTATTATCTCAATGAGTCTCtcctggttaaataaaataaaaataaaataccatAATATTGAGTTTAACTTATCTGCCCCTCTATTTTTCAGgccatttataaaaaaaaacagtatgtgTGCTCCTTGTCTCTCACACTAGCTCCTTAGCTACTTTCTGCTGAATGAGCACAGCCCTGCACAATTTACCGCTTCTAAAAACACGACCTGATTCTTATTCTTAAgaataaatgtttcattttgccGAGTAGTTATTATTAGAAGTATTCCAGCTTTAAATCCTAGAGCCAACAGCCTATGTGTGACAGCATTGGTCCAATTAAACACAGTCGTTCTTGCAGGGTTGGCTTTGCTTTTGTCAAATTCTCTGGTAAAGACCATAAAGTGTATGCCGTATACACTCTTACCCAAATGTCCTATAATTTCATTTTTGCTGGGTCTAAAGCTGCAAACCTCTGAGCAAGAGTTATgcttttattcttattttaccCAGACTGACCTTAATCCACCACATGCCTTCAATTGTTCCTGCTCTGGGATGACGGTGCAGTGTGCATGAACTAAAAACATCTCAGAAGGAtcagcagtgtgtttctgcAAAGGTTCCTCTTTGGCGTCATCACCATTAAGTAATGTCAGATGAAGCACATCGGCACGTGGGTCTGATTGGTTCCCCCGCTCTTTGGCTTGTAGCAGGTGAGGAAATTGAAAAAAGGTGCCACGGGGAAGGTTAGCTCAACGCCAACGCACTGGTGGGACCATCAGGAGGATTAGGTATGGCTCTTTGATATTCAGGCCTGGGAGGTAACAATGTAATGGTGTTGCCTAATCAGACTATCTGGCCTAGTTTGTTGTCCTGAGGAGTGGTGGGTGTGAGATCACCAAGAGGTCAGTGTAACCTACAGACGGAGGATTTGTCTGCCTAATGTGTGGTTTTAATGTAATCTAAAGATATTACAAGCTGTTCTATAGGATGAAAACAGATACATTATTAGATTTAAAGAGCACAGGTGTACATAGGAgactaaaaatactaaaaataccTTCAGTAGGAAACACAGGAGTAAAACAGACGATTATTCATCTTAGATTAAATTAAAGTTCTGATTTGTTACGGACCGTGGCTTGCAAACCTATGACATATCTTGCATAGCCTCTGTTGTAAACGTGAGGACTACTTTTTCTCACCTTTGCTGAAATTGGCACTGGCGCCtctgtccagcagcagcttggCCACTTCATAGCTACCCACACTGACAGCACACATCAGCGGGGTCCAGGCAAAGTCAAGTCTGGCCTCCACATCCATGCCTGTCCACACCACAAGGAACACGTTACACTCGAAACCATTAACACAGTTACCTGAGCGATCCCATTCTAATatgagtgtttttattattaacaaCTGGCCAGAACTTGCCGTCGTCCAACAGCTTTTCAACAGCCACAGTGTCGCCTTCATTGATGGCTCttttcagcacagacacagtgtcGTCTCCGCGCGGTGCCACAGCCTCCAGATCCTGAGTAAATACAGAATTATCATTACCACCCACAGTGTGTGATTTATTTAGCCATTACAAGTTTGAAGACTTTTTCTTGAAGCTATACAACATCATATTTTATAATCTTTACCACACTGCTTTTAACTGAACTAAAAATACGtttatttctctctgttttaACAAATTAATTGAACTGTGACAACTGTGATTTCTATCAAGTAAAGAAGAAATATctttagtgttttgtttagcTAACTTAGTTTCAAACAGCTAATGAGAACCACAAAGGGTCAGTGCATATATCAATTAGTAATTGTTTTAATTGTTGTTGTTAATTCTGCCTAATTCGTGCAACTTTTCTACTAAAAGGCCGCAAAGAGACCGTAAAAAACCCCTCCACGGAAAATAACACTGCCATGCTAGCTTAGCTGCTAGCTTGGTGCTATCGTCCATGCTAGTTGTGTAAACCGGAAGAAGAACAGGTGACATTGCCTTGATGCAAGGTGTTGTTTTATCTG from Parambassis ranga chromosome 19, fParRan2.1, whole genome shotgun sequence includes these protein-coding regions:
- the asz1 gene encoding ankyrin repeat, SAM and basic leucine zipper domain-containing protein 1, which translates into the protein MDRLDQAFPAGDESDASNEEWDMGCTSDKTTPCIKDLEAVAPRGDDTVSVLKRAINEGDTVAVEKLLDDGMDVEARLDFAWTPLMCAVSVGSYEVAKLLLDRGASANFSKDHYTVLMASCTASASEDKIARCVELLLSRNADPNMVDSSQMTCLMLAARDGHSKVINILVSHGADINAQNLNGYTALSVAVQYGRKEAVLKLLQLGADKTIKTKNGRSPADMAHILKHTQIARILSSSSHTYSGGVIRSVDNAHAKLSESASSKECVNKIDELELFLRGLDLDYLVDTMTEHDVTKSYLLTMEKQDLEKIGITDPEDQQKLLSAVQQLHTDTVDLDTFSQVEVADSGSEELQNFLLSVSVQFSYLSDSIQDIISRLPHHPSQLVFSLDPKKEAQAICNKLMVQTKDLEKDVTSLRNLIHQMGEVKDDCQLPRPASHNTWRVRFLPAVVLGMLGASVFLLLCRTTGVKLHMQ